A stretch of Actinomadura rubteroloni DNA encodes these proteins:
- a CDS encoding universal stress protein: MIVRPAGGPRVVVGIDDSAGARCALAWAIGEARLRGLPLLVVHAAPLPPHVSAAGQLGGGVTEALYAAGIDLVERLLAEVAADVPRPETLVLIGEPGSVLVRIAREDDLLVVGRGERSALSRLLRPSVRLHCARRARATLVCVRPPAMDALLESLAAGGRPSGRGRGFRFGWRAG, encoded by the coding sequence GTGATCGTGAGGCCCGCGGGCGGACCGCGCGTGGTCGTGGGGATCGACGACTCGGCCGGCGCGCGCTGCGCCCTCGCCTGGGCGATCGGCGAGGCCCGGCTGCGGGGCCTGCCGCTGCTCGTCGTGCACGCCGCGCCGCTGCCCCCGCACGTGTCGGCGGCCGGGCAGCTCGGCGGCGGCGTGACCGAGGCGCTGTACGCGGCCGGGATCGACCTCGTGGAGCGGCTGCTCGCCGAGGTCGCCGCCGACGTCCCCCGGCCCGAGACGCTCGTGCTGATCGGCGAGCCCGGTTCGGTGCTCGTCCGCATCGCCCGGGAGGACGACCTGCTCGTGGTCGGGCGCGGCGAGCGGTCGGCGCTGTCGCGGCTGCTGCGTCCGTCGGTGCGGCTGCACTGCGCCCGGCGCGCCCGCGCGACGTTGGTGTGCGTGCGGCCCCCGGCGATGGACGCGCTGCTGGAGTCGCTGGCCGCCGGCGGACGCCCGTCCGGACGCGGCCGGGGCTTCCGCTTCGGGTGGCGCGCGGGCTGA
- a CDS encoding sigma-70 family RNA polymerase sigma factor: MDRSVGAVAYSRPQPRHRPAKATTMPTTAPDRESEFQRLTDAHRRELLAHCYRMLGSIHDAEDQVQETYLRAWRAYDGFEGRSSPRSWLYTIATNVCLTALEQRGRRPLPSGIGAPADPERPVVAAPEVPWLEPAPDAVLAAGPGAADPAAVAQSHEASRLAFVAALQHLAPRQRAVLLLRDVLRWKAAEVAALLETTTASVNSALQRARARLAEVGPDPDALAEPGDPRTRALLDRYTRAFEAADVGALVELFRRDALWEMPPFPEWFRGAEAIARLIAVQCDPEPGELRLVPTAANGQPAYGMYRRGPDGVHRPFQLQVLTISGGVVAHVAAFFDTGLFAVFGLPETWTEDAAPAR; the protein is encoded by the coding sequence CTGGACCGTTCTGTCGGTGCCGTCGCCTACTCTCGGCCCCAACCTCGACACCGTCCAGCGAAGGCGACCACGATGCCGACCACCGCGCCCGACCGGGAGAGCGAGTTCCAGCGGCTGACCGACGCGCACCGGCGCGAGCTGCTCGCCCACTGCTACCGCATGCTCGGTTCCATCCACGACGCCGAGGACCAGGTGCAGGAGACCTACCTGCGCGCCTGGCGGGCCTACGACGGGTTCGAGGGACGGTCCTCGCCGCGCTCCTGGCTCTACACGATCGCGACGAACGTCTGCCTGACCGCGCTGGAGCAGCGCGGACGCCGCCCGCTGCCGAGCGGGATCGGCGCCCCGGCCGACCCCGAGCGCCCGGTCGTCGCGGCGCCCGAGGTCCCGTGGCTGGAGCCCGCGCCGGACGCGGTGCTCGCCGCCGGGCCGGGCGCCGCCGATCCGGCCGCCGTCGCGCAGTCCCACGAGGCCAGCCGGCTCGCGTTCGTCGCCGCGCTCCAGCACCTGGCGCCCCGGCAGCGCGCCGTGCTGCTGCTGCGCGACGTGCTGCGCTGGAAGGCCGCCGAGGTCGCCGCCCTGCTGGAGACGACGACCGCGTCGGTCAACAGCGCGCTGCAGCGGGCGCGGGCGCGGCTGGCCGAGGTCGGGCCCGACCCCGACGCGCTCGCCGAGCCGGGCGACCCGCGCACCCGCGCCCTGCTGGACCGCTACACCCGGGCGTTCGAGGCCGCCGACGTCGGCGCGCTGGTCGAGCTGTTCCGGCGGGACGCGCTGTGGGAGATGCCCCCGTTCCCCGAGTGGTTCCGGGGCGCCGAGGCCATCGCGCGGCTCATCGCGGTGCAGTGCGACCCCGAGCCGGGGGAGCTGCGGCTGGTGCCGACCGCCGCCAACGGGCAGCCCGCCTACGGGATGTACCGGCGCGGCCCGGACGGCGTCCACCGGCCGTTCCAGCTCCAGGTGCTGACGATCTCCGGCGGCGTGGTCGCCCACGTCGCGGCGTTCTTCGACACCGGCCTCTTCGCGGTCTTCGGCCTGCCCGAGACGTGGACGGAGGACGCCGCCCCCGCCCGGTGA
- a CDS encoding acyl-CoA-like ligand-binding transcription factor, with translation MTVDGGLRERKKAATRAALGRAAVRLATERGAERVTVEAIAAAAGVSPRTFHNYFPGRDEAIVAPLLDAAHRLVAELRARPAAEPVGEALRAAVRAALLPGGEPEPSRDLLRIVRDEPGLVGRHLCGLLDTQRAIAAIIGARTGTDPSADLYPNLVAGVAAAALRTSADLWLDAPDRDLGALVDEAFALLRTGLPAPHSPGP, from the coding sequence ATGACCGTGGACGGAGGACTGCGCGAGCGCAAGAAGGCGGCGACGCGCGCCGCGCTCGGCCGCGCCGCCGTCCGGCTCGCGACCGAGCGCGGCGCCGAGCGCGTCACGGTCGAGGCGATCGCCGCCGCGGCCGGCGTCTCGCCCCGCACGTTCCACAACTACTTCCCGGGCCGCGACGAGGCGATCGTCGCGCCGCTCCTGGACGCGGCGCACCGCCTGGTCGCCGAACTGCGGGCGCGCCCGGCCGCCGAGCCGGTGGGCGAGGCGCTGCGGGCGGCCGTCCGCGCCGCGCTGCTCCCCGGCGGCGAGCCCGAGCCGTCGCGCGACCTGCTGCGGATCGTCCGGGACGAGCCGGGACTCGTCGGCCGCCACCTGTGCGGCCTGCTGGACACCCAGCGCGCCATCGCCGCGATCATCGGCGCCCGGACCGGCACCGACCCGTCCGCCGACCTCTACCCGAACCTGGTCGCGGGCGTCGCCGCCGCCGCGCTGCGCACGTCCGCCGACCTGTGGCTGGACGCGCCCGACCGCGACCTCGGCGCGCTCGTCGACGAGGCGTTCGCGCTCCTGCGGACCGGGCTGCCCGCCCCGCACTCGCCCGGCCCCTGA
- a CDS encoding MMPL family transporter: MATFLYRLGRFSFLRRRLVALVWVALAVLCGVGAATLHGQTSDDFSVPGTESQRAIDLLKDKMPQANADGATASMVFAARPGQSLTAGPARDAVERAVAALRTSPQVASVADPYTAKAVAPDGRTAHAEVAYKVVPIDVTDQARDALTAVAAQARAAGLTVETRGTATQATPEQSATEVIGVAVAAVVLFITFGSLIAAGLPLLNAILGVAIAMSLITAASGFLDMSSFTSTLALMLGLAVAIDYSLFIVSRYRHEIAEGREPAEAAGRAVGTAGSAVVFAGLTVVIALAGLSVVGLPVLTQMGLAAAVAVVVAVLIALSLLPALLGFGGRRVARAGSRLARGGPRPGRAPAGERWARFVLRRPLPVLLLAVLGLGVLALPTLDLRLGLPGDEVAAPSTTQRKAYDMLSDGFGPGSNGPLLVLVEGTGAKASAERFAGELRTLADVKVVSRPATNTAQDTALLTVVPRSGPSEDGTEKLVGAIRDRAAASGTNAMVTGQTAMNIDISAKMSGALVPYLAVVVGLAFLLLLLVFRSVMVPLKATAGFLLTVLATFGAVVAVFQWGWLDGLLGIETTGPIMSLMPIFMIGVVFGLAMDYQVFLVTRMREEYVHGASPHEAVAVGFRHGARVVTAAAIIMIAVFAGFLASDETMIKLMGFALSAGVLFDAFVVRMTIVPAAMALAGRSAWWLPRWLDRLLPNVDVEGERLRHRLAAEPGRERAAVGT; the protein is encoded by the coding sequence TTGGCCACCTTCCTGTACCGGCTCGGCCGGTTCTCGTTCCTCCGCCGGCGGCTCGTCGCCCTCGTCTGGGTGGCGCTCGCCGTCCTGTGCGGAGTGGGCGCCGCGACTTTGCACGGCCAGACCTCCGACGACTTCTCCGTCCCCGGCACCGAGTCGCAGCGCGCGATCGACCTGCTCAAGGACAAGATGCCGCAGGCCAACGCCGACGGCGCGACCGCGAGCATGGTGTTCGCGGCCCGGCCGGGGCAGAGCCTGACGGCCGGCCCGGCCCGGGACGCCGTGGAGCGCGCGGTCGCCGCGCTGCGCACGAGCCCGCAGGTCGCGTCCGTCGCCGACCCCTACACCGCGAAGGCGGTGGCGCCCGACGGCCGGACGGCGCACGCCGAGGTCGCCTACAAGGTCGTCCCGATCGACGTGACCGACCAGGCCCGGGACGCGCTGACCGCCGTCGCGGCGCAGGCCCGCGCCGCCGGGCTGACGGTCGAGACGCGCGGCACCGCCACCCAGGCGACGCCCGAGCAGAGCGCCACCGAGGTCATCGGCGTGGCCGTCGCCGCCGTCGTCCTGTTCATCACCTTCGGGTCGCTGATCGCGGCCGGGCTGCCGCTGCTGAACGCGATCCTCGGCGTGGCCATCGCGATGTCGCTGATCACGGCCGCCAGCGGGTTCCTCGACATGAGCTCGTTCACCTCCACGCTCGCGCTGATGCTCGGCCTCGCCGTCGCCATCGACTACTCGCTGTTCATCGTGTCCCGCTACCGGCACGAGATCGCCGAGGGCCGCGAACCCGCCGAGGCCGCCGGACGCGCCGTCGGGACGGCCGGGTCCGCCGTCGTGTTCGCGGGCCTCACCGTCGTCATCGCGCTCGCCGGGCTGTCGGTCGTCGGGCTCCCCGTCCTCACCCAGATGGGCCTGGCGGCGGCCGTCGCGGTCGTCGTCGCCGTCCTCATCGCGCTCAGCCTGCTGCCCGCCCTGCTCGGGTTCGGCGGCCGGCGCGTCGCCCGCGCGGGCTCGCGGCTCGCGCGCGGCGGCCCCCGGCCCGGCCGCGCCCCGGCGGGCGAGCGGTGGGCGCGGTTCGTGCTGCGCCGCCCGCTGCCGGTGCTGCTGCTCGCCGTCCTCGGGCTCGGCGTCCTCGCGCTCCCGACGCTGGACCTGCGGCTCGGGCTGCCCGGGGACGAGGTCGCCGCGCCGTCCACCACCCAGCGCAAGGCCTACGACATGCTGAGCGACGGGTTCGGGCCCGGCTCCAACGGGCCGCTGCTCGTCCTCGTGGAGGGGACGGGCGCCAAGGCGAGCGCGGAGCGGTTCGCGGGCGAGCTGCGGACGCTCGCGGACGTCAAGGTCGTCTCGCGGCCCGCCACCAACACGGCGCAGGACACCGCGCTGCTCACCGTCGTGCCCCGCAGCGGGCCGAGCGAGGACGGCACCGAGAAGCTCGTCGGCGCCATCCGGGACCGGGCCGCCGCGTCCGGGACGAACGCGATGGTCACCGGGCAGACGGCCATGAACATCGACATCTCGGCCAAGATGTCGGGCGCGCTCGTCCCCTACCTCGCGGTCGTCGTCGGGCTGGCGTTCCTGCTGCTCCTGCTGGTGTTCCGGTCGGTCATGGTGCCGCTGAAGGCGACCGCCGGGTTCCTGCTCACCGTGCTCGCCACGTTCGGCGCCGTCGTCGCGGTGTTCCAGTGGGGCTGGCTCGACGGGCTCCTCGGCATCGAGACGACCGGCCCGATCATGAGCCTCATGCCGATCTTCATGATCGGCGTGGTGTTCGGGCTCGCGATGGACTACCAGGTCTTCCTCGTCACCCGGATGCGCGAGGAGTACGTCCACGGCGCGTCGCCGCACGAGGCGGTCGCCGTAGGGTTCCGGCACGGCGCCCGCGTCGTCACCGCCGCCGCCATCATCATGATCGCCGTCTTCGCCGGGTTCCTCGCCTCGGACGAGACGATGATCAAGCTGATGGGCTTCGCGCTGTCGGCGGGCGTGCTGTTCGACGCGTTCGTCGTCCGGATGACGATCGTCCCGGCCGCGATGGCCCTCGCCGGGCGCTCCGCCTGGTGGCTGCCGCGCTGGCTGGACCGTCTCCTGCCCAACGTGGACGTCGAGGGCGAGCGGCTGCGGCACCGGCTCGCCGCCGAGCCCGGCCGCGAGCGGGCCGCCGTCGGCACCTGA
- a CDS encoding phosphatase PAP2 family protein — protein MTVAPPPRTPAPAAARHRVRGGVRPHPVWELLLIAVLYAVYRIGRVLASGHVGEAMRNAHRVWDLERTVRLPGEERVQALFLHSESVIHVVNCYYAYVHFPAIVVFMLWMYLRRPAYYRWVRWVLIGLTGLALVLHLSMPLAPPRMLGIDGLIDTGQRYGPAVYGAPQAHSIANQYAAMPSLHIGWAIVIAIGLIVSARTRWRWLWVLHPVATVLVVVGTANHYWLDGIVVSVLLAAVLVALRPSFRRAREADAPAIGEYG, from the coding sequence ATGACCGTCGCACCACCGCCCCGAACCCCCGCGCCCGCCGCCGCGCGCCACCGCGTCCGCGGCGGCGTCCGGCCCCATCCGGTGTGGGAGCTGCTGCTCATCGCCGTGCTGTACGCGGTGTACCGGATCGGGCGCGTGCTCGCGTCCGGGCACGTCGGCGAGGCGATGCGCAACGCCCACCGGGTCTGGGACCTGGAGCGGACGGTGCGCCTGCCGGGCGAGGAGCGCGTCCAGGCGCTGTTCCTGCACAGCGAGTCGGTCATCCACGTCGTGAACTGCTACTACGCCTACGTCCACTTCCCGGCGATCGTGGTGTTCATGCTCTGGATGTACCTGCGGCGGCCCGCCTACTACCGGTGGGTCCGCTGGGTGCTCATCGGGCTCACCGGGCTGGCGCTCGTCCTGCACCTGAGCATGCCGCTCGCCCCGCCCCGGATGCTCGGCATCGACGGGCTCATCGACACCGGGCAGCGGTACGGCCCGGCCGTGTACGGGGCGCCGCAGGCCCACAGCATCGCCAACCAGTACGCCGCGATGCCGTCCCTGCACATCGGCTGGGCCATCGTCATCGCGATCGGCCTCATCGTGTCCGCCCGGACGCGCTGGCGCTGGCTGTGGGTCCTGCACCCGGTCGCGACGGTCCTCGTCGTCGTCGGCACCGCCAACCACTACTGGCTGGACGGCATCGTCGTCTCGGTCCTGCTCGCCGCCGTGCTGGTCGCGCTGCGGCCGTCCTTCCGCCGTGCGAGGGAGGCGGACGCGCCCGCCATCGGCGAGTATGGGTAG
- a CDS encoding ABC1 kinase family protein, with translation MSDMPRRAVTRTAKLATLPLGFAGRTAVGLGKRTVGRPAEAVAAEMQRRTAEQLFTVLGELKGGAMKVGQLLSIFEAGLPEEVAEPFRASLTKLQEAAPPLPAATTHRVLAEGLGPGWRNLFERFDDRPAAAASIGQVHRAVWHDGREVAVKVQYPGADEALMNDFKQLARLSRFAAPLFPGVEMKPVIADLRRRLEKELDYVDEARAQKAFRAAYAGDPDVLVPAVVAQAGNVLVTEWIEGTPLARVIADGTQEERDRAGLLLFRFLLSGPARCERIHIDPHPGNFRLMPDGRLGVLDFGGAARVPARLQRSIGRLLRIGTLGDPEAMADALRAEGFLDAAADVDVERVAELVAPHVEPFTTDTFRYTRAWMRAQAARGLGMAGDLRPGGLARHLRLPPEYLAVSRALAACGGVLCQLEAEGAFRAEALRWLPGFADDDADEPDAAGA, from the coding sequence ATGAGCGACATGCCCCGCCGTGCGGTCACCCGGACCGCCAAGCTCGCCACGCTGCCGCTCGGGTTCGCCGGGCGGACCGCCGTCGGCCTCGGCAAGCGGACGGTGGGCCGTCCCGCCGAGGCCGTCGCCGCCGAGATGCAGCGCCGCACCGCCGAGCAGCTCTTCACCGTCCTCGGGGAGCTGAAGGGCGGGGCGATGAAGGTCGGCCAGCTCCTGTCGATCTTCGAGGCGGGGCTGCCGGAGGAGGTCGCCGAGCCGTTCCGCGCGAGCCTCACCAAGCTCCAGGAGGCCGCGCCGCCGCTGCCCGCCGCGACCACCCACCGCGTCCTCGCCGAAGGGCTCGGGCCGGGCTGGCGGAACCTGTTCGAGCGGTTCGACGACCGTCCGGCCGCCGCCGCGTCGATCGGGCAGGTCCACCGGGCCGTCTGGCACGACGGCCGCGAGGTCGCCGTCAAGGTGCAGTACCCCGGCGCCGACGAGGCGCTGATGAACGACTTCAAGCAGCTCGCCCGGCTCAGCCGGTTCGCCGCGCCGCTGTTCCCCGGCGTCGAGATGAAGCCGGTGATCGCCGACCTGCGGCGGCGGCTGGAGAAGGAACTCGACTACGTGGACGAGGCGCGCGCGCAGAAGGCGTTCCGCGCCGCGTACGCGGGGGACCCGGACGTGCTCGTGCCCGCCGTCGTCGCGCAGGCCGGGAACGTCCTGGTCACCGAGTGGATCGAGGGCACGCCGCTCGCCCGCGTGATCGCCGACGGCACGCAGGAGGAGCGCGACCGCGCCGGGCTGCTGCTGTTCCGCTTCCTGCTGTCGGGTCCGGCGCGCTGCGAGCGCATCCACATCGACCCGCATCCGGGCAACTTCCGGCTCATGCCCGACGGGCGGCTCGGCGTCCTGGACTTCGGCGGCGCCGCCCGCGTCCCGGCCCGCCTCCAGCGGTCGATCGGGCGGCTGCTGCGCATCGGGACGCTCGGCGACCCCGAGGCGATGGCGGACGCGCTGCGCGCCGAGGGGTTCCTGGACGCCGCGGCCGACGTGGACGTCGAGCGCGTCGCCGAACTCGTCGCGCCGCACGTCGAGCCGTTCACGACCGACACCTTCCGCTACACCCGCGCGTGGATGCGGGCGCAGGCCGCGCGGGGCCTCGGCATGGCCGGCGACCTGCGTCCCGGCGGGCTCGCGCGGCACCTGCGGCTGCCGCCGGAGTACCTGGCGGTGAGCCGCGCCCTCGCCGCGTGCGGCGGCGTGCTGTGCCAGCTGGAGGCCGAGGGCGCGTTCCGGGCCGAGGCGCTGCGCTGGCTGCCCGGCTTCGCCGACGACGACGCCGACGAGCCGGACGCGGCCGGGGCCTGA
- a CDS encoding siderophore-interacting protein — MATERKGPSVSTATVLRTRQLTPHMIRVVLGGPGLADFGAGEYTDHYVKLLFPQPGVRYPEPFDIAAVRAEYPRDQWPVTRTYTVRSYDRDAGELTLDFVYHGDTGLAGPWAKAARPGDEILFLGPGGAYAPDPDADWHLLAGDESALPAIAAALERIGDGVPVRAFVEVADAAERQDIKVPGGAELTWLERSGRPVGEALVAAVRALEFPAGTVHAFVHGEAGFVRDLRRYLRVERGIPLDRLSISGYWRTGRDEDGWQSSKREWNRQVEEEEARALG, encoded by the coding sequence ATGGCGACGGAGCGCAAGGGCCCGTCCGTGAGCACCGCCACGGTGCTGCGGACGCGCCAGCTCACCCCCCACATGATCCGGGTCGTCCTCGGCGGCCCCGGGCTCGCGGACTTCGGCGCGGGCGAGTACACCGACCACTACGTCAAGCTCCTGTTCCCCCAGCCCGGCGTGCGGTATCCCGAGCCGTTCGACATCGCCGCCGTCCGCGCGGAGTACCCGCGCGACCAGTGGCCCGTGACGCGGACGTACACCGTCCGGTCCTACGACCGGGACGCGGGCGAGCTGACCCTCGACTTCGTGTACCACGGCGACACCGGCCTGGCCGGGCCGTGGGCGAAGGCGGCGCGGCCCGGCGACGAGATCCTGTTCCTCGGCCCCGGCGGCGCCTACGCCCCCGACCCGGACGCGGACTGGCACCTGCTCGCGGGCGACGAGAGCGCCCTGCCCGCCATCGCGGCGGCGCTGGAGCGGATCGGCGACGGCGTGCCCGTCCGGGCGTTCGTCGAGGTGGCGGACGCGGCGGAGCGCCAGGACATCAAGGTTCCCGGCGGCGCCGAGCTGACCTGGCTGGAGCGCTCCGGGCGGCCGGTGGGCGAGGCCCTGGTCGCGGCCGTGCGGGCGCTTGAGTTCCCGGCCGGGACGGTCCACGCGTTCGTCCACGGCGAGGCCGGGTTCGTCCGGGACCTGCGGCGGTACCTGCGCGTCGAGCGCGGGATCCCCCTGGACCGGCTGTCCATCTCGGGCTACTGGCGGACCGGCCGGGACGAGGACGGCTGGCAGTCGTCCAAGCGCGAGTGGAACCGGCAGGTCGAGGAGGAGGAGGCCCGCGCGCTCGGCTGA
- the glpK gene encoding glycerol kinase GlpK, translating into MADFVGALDQGTTSTRFMIFDRGGAEVARHQLEHQQILPRDGWVEHDPAEIRDRAGDVVAGALERAGLTAADLDSVGIANQRETTIVWDRRTGRPFGNALVWQDTRTRRIVSALERDGRGDVVRRRAGLPPATYFAAGKLQWILENADGARAAAERGDALFGTVDSWLLWTLTGGPDGGVHVTDATNASRTMLMDLETLDWDDELLSFFGVPRAMLPRIRPSSSAEPYGTTRPGGPFGGEVPLTAALGDQQAAMVGQVCFAPGEAKNTYGTGNFLLLNTGTEPVRSEAGMVTTVCYRFGDEPPVYALEGSIAVTGSAVQWLRDQLGVIDDAAQSEALAATVPDSGGAYFVPAFSGLFAPYWRSDARGAVVGLSRFHTSAHLARATLEAICYQSRDVVEAMRADSGVALDVLKVDGGVTANALCMQTQADVLGVPVSRPVVAETTALGAAYAAGLATGFWRGTDELRRNWAEDRRWEPSWDDDRRARGYAGWRKAVERTLDWVEDD; encoded by the coding sequence ATGGCCGACTTCGTGGGAGCACTCGACCAGGGTACGACGAGCACCCGTTTCATGATCTTCGACCGGGGCGGCGCGGAGGTCGCCCGCCACCAGCTCGAACACCAGCAGATCCTGCCCCGCGACGGATGGGTCGAACACGATCCGGCCGAGATCCGCGACCGGGCCGGCGACGTCGTCGCGGGGGCGCTGGAGCGCGCGGGCCTCACCGCCGCCGATCTGGACTCGGTCGGCATCGCCAACCAGCGCGAGACCACGATCGTCTGGGACCGCCGCACCGGACGGCCCTTCGGCAACGCGCTCGTCTGGCAGGACACCCGCACCCGCCGCATCGTGTCCGCGCTGGAGCGCGACGGGCGCGGCGACGTCGTCCGGCGCCGCGCCGGGCTCCCGCCCGCGACCTACTTCGCCGCCGGAAAGCTCCAGTGGATCCTGGAGAACGCCGACGGCGCCCGCGCCGCCGCCGAGCGCGGCGACGCGCTGTTCGGGACGGTCGACTCCTGGCTGCTGTGGACCCTCACCGGCGGCCCGGACGGCGGCGTCCATGTCACCGATGCCACCAACGCCAGCCGCACGATGCTGATGGACCTGGAGACGCTCGACTGGGACGACGAGCTGCTCTCCTTCTTCGGCGTGCCCCGCGCGATGCTCCCGCGGATCCGCCCGTCGTCGTCCGCCGAGCCCTACGGCACGACCCGGCCAGGCGGCCCGTTCGGCGGGGAGGTGCCGCTCACCGCCGCGCTCGGCGACCAGCAGGCCGCGATGGTCGGCCAGGTCTGCTTCGCGCCCGGGGAGGCCAAGAACACCTACGGCACCGGCAACTTCCTGCTGCTGAACACCGGCACCGAGCCCGTCCGGTCCGAGGCGGGGATGGTGACGACCGTCTGCTACCGGTTCGGCGACGAGCCCCCGGTGTACGCGCTGGAGGGGTCCATCGCCGTCACCGGCTCGGCCGTGCAGTGGCTGCGCGACCAGCTCGGCGTCATCGACGACGCCGCGCAGAGCGAGGCGCTGGCCGCGACGGTCCCCGACAGCGGCGGCGCCTACTTCGTCCCCGCGTTCTCCGGGCTGTTCGCGCCGTACTGGCGCAGCGACGCGCGGGGCGCGGTCGTCGGGCTGTCGCGGTTCCACACCTCCGCGCACCTGGCCCGCGCGACGCTGGAGGCGATCTGCTACCAGTCCCGCGACGTCGTGGAGGCGATGCGCGCGGACTCGGGCGTGGCGCTGGACGTCCTCAAGGTCGACGGCGGCGTCACCGCCAACGCGCTGTGCATGCAGACGCAGGCGGACGTGCTCGGCGTCCCGGTGTCGCGCCCGGTCGTCGCCGAGACCACCGCGCTCGGCGCCGCCTACGCCGCCGGGCTCGCGACCGGGTTCTGGCGCGGCACCGACGAGCTGCGCCGCAACTGGGCCGAGGACCGGCGCTGGGAGCCGTCCTGGGACGACGACCGCCGCGCGCGGGGCTACGCGGGCTGGCGCAAAGCGGTCGAACGCACCCTGGACTGGGTCGAGGACGACTGA
- a CDS encoding esterase-like activity of phytase family protein, protein MRRGTTAAAVAVAVSAAGLAAVAPRAEAAQAPRITRFLGERRLPHLAKFRNTTVGGFSGVDRDPRTGTWYLVSDDRWRYEPARFYTATFPIDRRTGRLGAVTLTGVHTFAKPEGGPYPGYGKPRSVDPESIRFDPVTRRLVWGNEGDRPDATHDVPLAPASVQFADVHGRYAGALTLPANARLTAAEQGPRRNAGFEGVAVTRHTISAMLEGPRYEDGAPPSPEHGASARLTVWDRSGRVRGQYAYPIDRLPARPVPADGQSDSGVSEILPIDGHRYLALERSWIEGVGYRTKLYAFDVRGASNVLARTSLRDRAPYRPVSKRLVADLTNVSRPAQNLESLAWGPRLATGECTLIAGSDDNFDKGEVTQFLGFALRGACPA, encoded by the coding sequence ATGAGGCGAGGGACGACGGCGGCGGCCGTGGCGGTCGCGGTGTCCGCCGCGGGGCTGGCCGCGGTGGCGCCGCGGGCCGAGGCGGCGCAGGCGCCAAGGATCACGCGGTTCCTCGGCGAGCGGCGGCTGCCGCACCTGGCGAAGTTCCGCAACACGACGGTCGGGGGGTTCTCCGGCGTCGACCGCGACCCGCGCACCGGCACCTGGTACCTGGTCTCCGACGACCGCTGGCGCTACGAGCCCGCGCGGTTCTACACCGCGACGTTCCCCATCGACCGGCGGACGGGCCGGCTCGGCGCGGTGACCCTCACGGGCGTCCACACGTTCGCCAAGCCCGAGGGCGGCCCGTACCCCGGGTACGGCAAGCCGCGCTCGGTGGACCCCGAGTCGATCCGGTTCGACCCGGTGACGCGGCGGCTGGTGTGGGGCAACGAGGGCGACCGTCCGGACGCGACGCACGACGTCCCGCTCGCGCCCGCGTCCGTGCAGTTCGCGGACGTGCACGGACGCTACGCCGGAGCGCTGACGCTGCCCGCGAACGCGCGGCTCACGGCGGCCGAGCAGGGGCCGCGCCGCAACGCCGGGTTCGAGGGCGTGGCCGTCACCAGGCACACCATCAGCGCGATGCTGGAAGGCCCCCGCTACGAGGACGGCGCGCCGCCGTCGCCCGAGCACGGCGCGTCCGCCCGGCTCACCGTCTGGGACCGCTCGGGCCGCGTCCGCGGGCAGTACGCCTACCCGATCGACCGGCTGCCCGCGCGTCCCGTCCCGGCCGACGGCCAGAGCGACAGCGGCGTGTCGGAGATCCTGCCGATCGACGGGCACCGCTACCTGGCGCTGGAGCGGTCGTGGATCGAGGGCGTCGGCTACCGGACGAAGCTGTACGCGTTCGACGTGCGGGGCGCGTCCAACGTCCTCGCGCGGACCTCGCTGCGCGACCGCGCGCCGTACCGCCCGGTGAGCAAGCGGCTCGTCGCGGACCTGACGAACGTCAGCAGGCCCGCGCAGAACCTGGAGTCGCTGGCGTGGGGGCCGCGGCTGGCGACCGGCGAGTGCACGCTGATCGCCGGGTCCGACGACAACTTCGACAAGGGCGAGGTCACCCAGTTCCTCGGGTTCGCCCTGCGCGGAGCCTGCCCCGCTTGA